One Coccinella septempunctata chromosome 8, icCocSept1.1, whole genome shotgun sequence genomic window carries:
- the LOC123318510 gene encoding small EDRK-rich factor 2-like, translating into MTRGNQREVARSKNMKKKQDGKKKKAAEDEMSVEKRKERDAEKMREKQSKSEVSNQPEELEKK; encoded by the coding sequence ATGACACGTGGTAATCAAAGAGAGGTCGCCCGatcgaaaaatatgaagaaaaagcAAGATGGAAAGAAGAAGAAAGCAGCTGAAGACGAAATGTCCGTGGAGAAGAGGAAGGAAAGAGACGCCGAAAAGATGAGGGAGAAACAGAGCAAGAGTGAGGTGAGCAATCAACCTGAAGAATTGGAGAAGAAGTGA
- the LOC123318376 gene encoding uncharacterized protein LOC123318376: MEAGRGKRSHTHEWGLLFPLKSGLFAMRSSNSHSTDRLKCKSNSKKVAENERIRMRRGSSLSELDKLADNALPDLVRSTTAQHQLSLSPASLPHSPYLSRSLMSSNTTSIRGSIGDLMNQKKFGSSQWSVRSETLIAKTVPLSTVTPRHSPPAVSCDITLERTLQEFDTLGPLTAAQRTQKLSRLIKQQRSAIYRGVGEF; the protein is encoded by the coding sequence ATGGAAGCCGGTCGCGGAAAACGAAGTCACACCCACGAGTGGGGGCTTCTGTTCCCCCTAAAAAGCGGACTGTTCGCCATGAGGTCCTCAAACAGTCACTCAACGGACAGGCTGAAATGCAAGAGCAACTCCAAGAAGGTGGCCGAAAATGAGAGGATCCGGATGCGGAGAGGCTCCAGCCTTTCCGAGCTCGACAAGCTGGCCGATAACGCTTTGCCCGACCTCGTCAGGTCCACCACGGCCCAGCATCAGCTGTCGCTCAGTCCGGCATCGCTGCCTCACAGCCCTTACCTCTCGAGGTCGCTGATGAGCAGTAACACCACGTCGATCAGGGGCAGCATTGGGGATCTTATGAATCAGAAGAAGTTCGGTAGTAGTCAGTGGAGCGTGAGAAGTGAGACTCTGATAGCTAAGACTGTACCTCTTTCTACTGTCACTCCGCGACATTCACCGCCCGCTGTTTCCTGTGACATTACTTTGGAGAGAACGTTGCAAGAGTTCGATACTTTGGGGCCTTTGACTGCGGCGCAGAGAACGCAGAAGCTGTCCAGGCTGATCAAGCAGCAGAGGTCAGCGATCTATAGAGGGGTAGgtgaattttga